In Gossypium hirsutum isolate 1008001.06 chromosome D01, Gossypium_hirsutum_v2.1, whole genome shotgun sequence, the genomic window aacattGAGAGAAATGAAGGAATTCCATACGAGACGAAACGACGAAGTCCAGGGGAACCTGATCTTCTTCATCATCATTAATAATCATGAATTTTGTTTCTCCTCTCCTTTCCCGCTTTTCTTCGGAAATAATAGAACCCGCAAATGGTGGcttagaaaattttgtttgaatgcaAGCTAAAACAAATCATTTCCAATTCCtcatcttaattttctttttcggtTAAAGtaggattttaattttgattcaataaaATTGGACttttcataagatcatttacTAAAAGATGCTCAGCTTACTCGAAAATGGTACTTGCTCCATCCTATTCGAGCTATTATCATGATCCATctccatttcaaacacattatcATGATCGAAAATTTATTTAGTTGTGACGTGGAGAATATTTATTTGCATTTGTTAAGGTTTGAACCGCTGCTCTCAAATGTTATTAACGACATCAGGTGGTAGTACACTTGCCCATTAATGCCATTTAAGGATATGAGTTTAATCTTTACTAAGGTCCCCTTGATAGGTGGTCGTGCTCTATGTATAGTCCGGTCCAACAAAACTCTCTCGTTTTGTTGAACCTACTACTTCAAGCACTCGAACTCTTCAAAAAGTTAAGAATGAAACCTCAATTAGAGACAATGCCAACCCATTAAAAAATCCATTGACTTAtgacaaataatttttaaaaaatgtctaAAATAAAATCTGCTTTATCAGTTTCTTTTTTCATGTATGCTTTTTAATCGGTGGTATAACCACAataaccaaaaatattaaaaatatgtataccaCAACAAAATAAAGTACTAGACAAGAACagtatttaattaagtttaaataaaaGTGTACTAAGCTTTAGAGattgtgtgattaaattatttaattatttgttaataagACCAGCAATTGCTTTGCGGAGGAGATATCTCTCCAGATAGGAGAAGagtatttaagtttaatttaaaataatagacTTTTTATCTTTAAACActtcaagtttttaatttttataataacatttttatCGTATTAAACGAAACTTTAGCCAtatttagggatttaatttaaattgaaattttattataatccCTACCAAGTAATTACAAAccctataaatatatatatcccaTGTTCACCTTTTCCAACACTTTCGATTATCGTTTCCTTAAGTTTCATAGAAGCTAATTCCTTTAACGTGTTCGAATTCTTTTGACTTTTAGTCATGAAGAAATATCAGCTTTTGTTCCTAATGCTTTACCTTGCATTATGTGTGAATCAATCTCACCAGCGGATTCTTTCTCAAAAGCATGATGCTAAAAAATTTGAtgaacaatttcttcatcaaaagcAGAATGTTATCGTCTCAAAAGATTGTGAATTAATTAATCTTGTTAAAGTTACAGGTCCTGAAAGTATCGCGTTTGACTGTAAAGGCGAAGGGCCATACGTTGGAGTATCTGATGGTCGGATACTTAAATGGCATGGACCAAAACTTGGCTGGAAAGAGTTTGCTATTCCTTCATCAATTAGGTATTCTGTATTATTTACGCATTCGTTAACTTATAATCTTTTTGTAAAGATAGTTAACCAGCGGATGGATTTTTTGTTGGATTAGGAGAAGAGAGTTGTGCGATGGGTTTACAAATCCTAATCTTGAACCAATATGTGGAAGGCCACTGGGCTTAAAATTTAACCCAGTAACTTGTGATCTCTATATCGGTGATGCTTATTTTGGTCTTCTCATGATTGGACCTAATGGTGGCATAGCACAAACTCTTGTTAGCTCAGTTGAAAGAATCCCATTTAAGTTTATAAATGGGTTAGATATTGATAGTAGTGCAGGAGTTATCTATTTTACAGATAATAGTACTACTTTTCAGAGAAGATATGGTTTTCTTTTGAACTAttggaatttttttaattcaactttttgaatatttatataatttttaattaaatttttaatatttatgtgtaGGTATGCGGATTTTTTGTCCAAATCAACTGATAATAGCGGAAGGTTATTAAAATATGATCTACATACAAAAAATACATTTGTTATCTATACAGGTTTGATGTTTCCAAATGGAGTAGCTTTGAACAAAAATCATTCTTTTCTTTTGGTGGCGGAAACAACACGAAGAAGAATATTGAAGTTCTATCTTGGAGCAAATAATTTAGAGCCCGAAGTGTTTGCTAAGTTACCTAGAGTTCCTGATAATATTAAGATGAATGATAAAGGAGAGTTCTGGGTAGCTTTAAACGCAGGAAGGCTTGGAAAGATCGATGATGATGTTCCGGATCCCATAAGAACTAAATACGATCAAGAAGGAAGAATTTTAAAACAACTGGACGGAAATAATGAAGATGTATTTAGTTCTATTAGTGAGATTAATGAGGTTAACCGAACTTTATATATTGGTTCAGTTACAAAACTTTatgttactattttaaaattttaagttctcGTTTTATTAGTGATATTAGTGAGGTTAATTGAATATTGATTAAATTACAAAACTTTGGGTTGCTATTTTTATTCTTGTAGCGAGGTTACAAAATCTTAGGttgatattttaaaagtttaattttttttattttttaaataacttttatgagaatgttcaattttattttaaattttatttttttgcattggGCTCGATGATAATTAAAATCTTATGTTGCTATGTGATAATTAATTTCTATATGGTTTTGGTGATAACTAAAACTTTAATGTCAAGTATTattttttaagcatgttttagtGTACGAGTTACCAATAAACCACTTCAGTTAATAATATTTAACTACTTTCTTGACTTATATTaatcaagtttaaaaaattattttttatgagagCTATCActtatcttttttatttcaaatttaaatttgtattatttttcttattttatggaaATAAGTATGTTTTTCTCTAATATGTATTGAATTTATATATtctgattgagtcttaacttaattaatattgaaattattatcaGTATAAAGGAATATGAATTCTAGTGcgctgaaaaatatttttttatttataggtTTGGGAAGAATTAAAATTTTCTCCAAATAATGATTTCCAAAGAAGGGATTTAagtaatttcattttataaaggTTTTTTTCACGTGTGGTGGGCATGGCATGGCACTGGTATTTATATACAaagaatcttaaattttattatctctctccatttctagatccccaaaaccctcaaatacttttttttttccttcccaTCGATCTCGCCAATGGCCAACACTAATCTCCCTCGAAGAAtcattaagagtttgatttggTAGCTGAATTGTTTTGGGGTTTTAATGAATCGGAAGCTTCAGTAAATTGTTTTAAGTCTTCTTACTTTGTTTCTGTGAATTATGTGAATGTTTCATGcttaatttttgtttctttatctttGATCTAAACAGGAAACTCAGCGTCTCCTCAGTGAACCAGGTAAATACTTTGCttctttttttgaaattcttGTTGAATATTGTTTGCTatcggttttttttttttttggtttaaatgtTATGGGctgaaaaatgtttaattttattgtttttcccATAAATACAGCGCCTGGAATTAGTGCCTCACCATCAGAGGATAATATGCGATATTTCAATGTGATGATCCTTGGTCCAACACAATCTCCATATGAAggtagttgatttttttttaatctgaTGGGTTGCGCTTTTTCTTTGTGTtagaaatgtaaaattttagcagTTATTGTATAATAGTTGGGTCTCAACTGATTGAATACATAAAGATTGACACCATTGCCaatttttagttattaaaatgaccTCTATATGCCTTAAGAGTATGGTTTTTCATTTGAGAAAATGGTTATGCTGTGTTTATTTTACTTCATTTCTATCTTTTAATGAGAAAGAAGGGGCCCTTGTTTTCAATGTTGAGTGTTGAAATATAAGCCCAATTAGCATGGGTTTAAGTCTTATGCTGTGGTTAGTCTGGTTTTTGGAAGTTGTTTCTGGTAATATCTCATCACCTTTTTTGTCATTCTGCATTTATGTATAGGATATGATGCATTTTCTTGTTTGGTTATTTGTTTAGGAGGGGTTTTCAAGTTGGAACTATTTTTGCCTGAAGAATATCCCATGGCTGCTCCTAAGGTAGTCAGCATTGAGTTATTCTTAATGTTTAGCATGATCTTCATGTTTTGGCATCTGTTGGGGTATGCTCGGTTGATGTTCCTTTGATATATGATATTGATTGACTTTACattgggttttattatgaattagGGATGCACTAGTTTACATGTAGAGAATGCTGTCTTTGCTTTGTGTGACTGTTTTATCTGTCACGTTTTACTGTTAGTGCATCTAGTTTCCATCAGTTTCTGTTCTTCTTGGTGATTAAGGATATAATTTCCTTTAGCTTGTCAATGTTTGCTCGACCTTCACTTGTTAAGTTGTTTGTTAGTCAGTGTTGAAGCACACATGCATCATATTACATATTTGTAGTCTATCTGcttaaaaagtgtttttgaattgCTCTCTATCTAATAGGTACTATATTCTATGACCTTCAGTTTACTGAACAGATGGAGATACATATACTATCAATGCATCCTATTATTAACAGCCTAATTTCCATGACCTTCTTAGCTCTCTAATATCAAACTCTCTTTCATCTCTTTAACTAGTTGGAGAAATTCATCTGAAATCATATGATTTTCTATAATTTGCTATTGCTTTGTGATCTTCAACCTTCGTTCTAATAGATTCAGGTTCAACAGAATATTTTTTGCAAAATTGTGTTATTTTCCTTTCAATATGGTGAAGTTTTGGTTCTATATGATTCTTTGCTTTAATGACATTTAAGAGGAAAATGTATATTGGAAATGAACATCTAGTAGTATGTTATATTCACTGGCTTTCGGAAGCCGTTCTTACTTTCATCTAGGAAGAACCTTTACTTTTGTGGATGCCTTGCCTTCAATTAGCTGCGCAGAACCAACTTTTTTGGTGCTAATGATCTAATCCGTGCTTGCTCTCCTAATTGGACTCTGTATGGCTGATTGGTGGCATTTGAGATTCATTATCTTCTTTTGATCGGTACTTAATTGTTTGATTTCCGAAAATTAGGACCTCTGTCCTCTTTTTGGTGATTGGACTTCATTGTTTGGTTCTCAGAACTTTTCCATCTTCCATTAGTTTTGCCCTTTCtggtatattttgtatttttatccaCCTTAACAAATTTGCTGTAACAGGTTCGATTTCTTACAAAGATATATCATCCTAACATCGATAAGGTCAGCTCTACCTGTTCCTCCTTTTGTCCTTGTTTTTTGGTGTTAAAGGTGTATTTTATTGTTCTAAGAATTGATCTTTCTTGCAGCTTGGAAGAATATGCCTTGATATTCTCAAAGACAAATGGAGTCCAGCTCTCCAGATTCGAACTGTACTTTTGAGGTATTATAAGTTTTTGTGAGATGTAACCCTAATACTGTAAATCGCAATAGATGGTTTGAGTAACAAGCTTAGAATGTATTACGTGTCAttatagttataattttttttctggaAAATGAGAGATTACAAGTAAAGATGGCAGTTGAATATTTCTTTTCCACCAATGCCTATTTATGTAGCTTTTGTTTTGCATGAAAGATTTCACTGCTTTTTTTCAAAtgcaaatatatttatatgtttgtgtGTATGCGTGTATGTGTTGTGTACGTATTATTACTTAGAAAGGGAATTCTTTTGTGTCTGGGTTCAAGACATTATTATCTTAAGTTATTGCGGTATCTTGATCGAGTTTTAGgtcaatactaaaattattatctTTATTGCTAGCATTCAAGCACTCCTGAGTGCTCCTAATCCTGATGATCCACTCTCGGAGAACATTGCTAAGCACTGGAAAACAAATGAGGCTGAAGCCGTGGAGACAGGTAAAATCCCATGGTTGCAATCTTAGATCACTACTAGAATCAAGGCTGGTATGCTGTGATTCTTACGATTGACTGTTCTCAGTTTCCTTGACTATTTGCAGCTAAGGAATGGACCCGTTTATATGCGACCGGTGCGTAATACAAGTGGCGGATCCGTTAGTGCtcttaaaataacatttttatgcAATGTAAGCTATTCAATGTTAAAGTTAATGTTTGAAAGAGTCTGATATTCGCAAAGCTTTCAGCTGCAACCTGAGTTGGAAGCAGTGCAGTCTCATCTCTGAACTTGTAAGATAATATACATTGTTCTCAAAAACTCTGAAATGCTCAAACTAAGGGATTATTCTCTAATATAGCAAAATGTTTAAACGAAATAATTAAATCTAATTGtaattgattaaattttgttGACTAATGTAGgtgatcatttttaatttaattattccaTTTTTGGCAAATTCTACCATTTTTTTTACCCGTCTTCTCAATTGCTCAGTGCCTGCCTCTTTCAACCAAAACTCTTGTGGTCTTTAATATATAATGCAGAAGTCTTAATTGTATTTTGGCTTATATTGTTGTGCCGAGTAATTAGAGGTAGTAATTacattttatttgataatataaaatgtaatgataaaattatataatttttattttataaaaaaattctctaataaaatttaaaaaccaaatGTAATGTAAGAAAGTATTTGATAAtgcaattattaataaaaataataataaaaaaggtgTATTATGTAACTTTAGCTCATTCCATCTCTATCATTAAACTTATATCCCTAGTTATCATTGGTTAGTGTTTTGTTAAGtgcaaataatttataataaatacagGTTAATATTTAATGGGTAAAATGTATgaaaaatttcatcttttcagattacttaaatgaaattagtaaaaaaacatgtaatcatatttttaagtaatgtatcattaaattaaaatacttttattgTGTAGAATAATAGCTTCTTAATATTTAAATCACGTATTGGTGTGTTTGGATAGTCACATGATAATTAGATTTTAatgtaattgtttgtaattattaatataattatctcATTTCTCACCGTCTCTTAAGAATTGGAGTGTATTGAAGTGCTCTAATTGTTATATTTTGACATATGACCGAAAACATTACAACATCGACTATTAGATTACAGTTTTTTatattgagaaataaaataattttaatttttatgacatcaattattaaattatgatgtttaaatcaagaaaaataatatttttaacttttaaatattatttaaaaactagATTTTAAcattgatgccatataaaatttGGGAGGAAACATTACAACATCAACGATTAGGTTGCGGTTTTTAAAtcggaaaaattaaaataatcttagTTTTTACGACATTAATGTTTAAATTACAAATCATAAACCTATAAActaaaataaagactaaattttaacttGGACACTATATTTTGAAGGTTAAATGTAGTAAAATGTCAGAAGTGGGATTTGAACCCACGCTCTCTCACGAGAACCAGAACTTGAGTCTGGCGCCTTAGACCACTCGGCCATCCTGACATTTGCgttaattttctcattttgttTTTAATATCACTGTATAAGGAGCTGCTAATcacattaaaaaacaaaaattagaatataacCTAATTAAAAATTGTCTGACTTTAAATTTTTGGCTTCTaactgtttatttttattttagagttaaaagtgtaaatttatcatcacattataaattaatattgaaatttgttattttactttttttattaatatttgcaactatattataaaaatatgagtaaataTTTCAAATCTTATTTCgattaaattttacatcaaaatttttaattttattaaattttaccgtcaattttaataaaaaaattaaaatttacccatcaagattaattttgataatttgataGCATAATTTAATAAGGAAAGATTTTTACTTTGATTAACAAAAATttaactttataaatatttaaaaacaactAATTAAGTtacattttctatttaaaaaaaataaaaacttaaaaaatttttaagtttttcttataaaataaccgtttttatttaatcttaatttatattaattaaaatatagaaataatttttataaaatttattctttaaattgttttaaattaaaattgcatTGAAAAATTCAATAATAACTTTAGtggcaaaatcaaaattaaataaaagtaaagcaATAAAATTCAGTATAGAGTTAAAATATAgtgataaatttatctttaattcATAAAGATAATGACAAAAAAGTCAATTAAAGGGAAGTATATATTAACCCTTTATTTTATATTGCATTAGcattctacttttatttttaacttttaaaagcaAGTTTAAAAATTtg contains:
- the LOC107915595 gene encoding protein STRICTOSIDINE SYNTHASE-LIKE 10, whose amino-acid sequence is MKKYQLLFLMLYLALCVNQSHQRILSQKHDAKKFDEQFLHQKQNVIVSKDCELINLVKVTGPESIAFDCKGEGPYVGVSDGRILKWHGPKLGWKEFAIPSSIRYADFLSKSTDNSGRLLKYDLHTKNTFVIYTGLMFPNGVALNKNHSFLLVAETTRRRILKFYLGANNLEPEVFAKLPRVPDNIKMNDKGEFWVALNAGRLGKIDDDVPDPIRTKYDQEGRILKQLDGNNEDVFSSISEINEVNRTLYIGSVTKLYVTILKF
- the LOC107915831 gene encoding ubiquitin-conjugating enzyme E2 36 isoform X2, producing MRYFNVMILGPTQSPYEGGVFKLELFLPEEYPMAAPKVRFLTKIYHPNIDKLGRICLDILKDKWSPALQIRTVLLSIQALLSAPNPDDPLSENIAKHWKTNEAEAVETVSLTICS
- the LOC107915831 gene encoding ubiquitin-conjugating enzyme E2 36 isoform X1 — translated: MRYFNVMILGPTQSPYEGGVFKLELFLPEEYPMAAPKVRFLTKIYHPNIDKLGRICLDILKDKWSPALQIRTVLLSIQALLSAPNPDDPLSENIAKHWKTNEAEAVETAKEWTRLYATGA